In the genome of Ancylomarina subtilis, one region contains:
- a CDS encoding TorF family putative porin produces the protein MIKKSVNCLLIALLFFTSSYSFGQKKKLDVNFSADVMSRYVWRGTQFGGNSPSLQPSMSVTYEGFEFGAWGAYSLSGANSGQELDLYVSYTLPNELFSLTLTDYYFPNETEDYKYFEYNNNRTGHVMEGMLSFNGTEKIPFGLTFALNFWGADAVKLGDDPSKADFNTKTGLQYSSYLELTYSHNLDNNITLDAFIGASLNNAKDANTSTGFIGESGYYGSKAGVVNLGCKLSKEVAINEKLTFPVSASLITNPVDEKIYFVLGLSF, from the coding sequence ATGATTAAGAAATCAGTTAATTGTCTGCTGATAGCTCTCCTGTTTTTTACAAGTAGCTATTCATTTGGTCAGAAAAAGAAACTTGATGTTAATTTTTCTGCCGATGTCATGAGCAGATACGTTTGGCGTGGTACTCAGTTTGGTGGAAACAGTCCAAGCCTACAACCTTCGATGAGCGTTACTTACGAAGGATTCGAATTTGGAGCCTGGGGTGCTTACTCTTTATCTGGCGCAAATTCGGGTCAGGAACTCGATTTGTATGTATCCTATACCCTACCTAACGAGCTATTTAGCTTGACACTTACCGATTATTATTTTCCAAATGAAACCGAAGATTATAAGTATTTTGAATATAACAACAACCGTACTGGTCATGTTATGGAAGGAATGCTAAGCTTTAACGGGACTGAAAAAATTCCTTTCGGGTTGACTTTCGCACTTAATTTTTGGGGCGCTGATGCGGTAAAATTAGGGGATGATCCTTCTAAAGCCGATTTCAATACCAAAACAGGACTTCAATATTCCAGTTATCTGGAATTGACTTACAGCCACAATTTAGATAATAATATCACTCTGGATGCATTTATTGGCGCAAGTCTTAACAATGCCAAAGACGCAAACACAAGTACGGGTTTTATTGGCGAAAGTGGCTATTACGGCTCTAAAGCAGGTGTGGTAAATCTTGGATGCAAACTATCCAAAGAAGTCGCTATTAACGAGAAACTTACTTTCCCGGTTTCAGCTTCACTTATAACCAATCCTGTAGACGAGAAAATTTATTTCGTATTGGGATTATCATTTTAA
- a CDS encoding AMP nucleosidase: MKTKEEIVENWLPRYTGRALQDFDPFILLTNFSGYLDIFAKKYNATIVGEDKAMPNVSADGITMINFGMGSPNAATVMDLLSAIKPKGVLFLGKCGGLKKKNKLGDLILPIAAIRSEGTSNDYLPPEIPALPAFGLQRAVSQVIADKNIKYWTGTVFTTNKRVWEFDERFKKYLAKTRAMAIDMETATIFTVGFFNEIPSGAVLLVSDQPMISAGVKTDHSDAEVTNRFVDRHIQTGIDALKEVMHNKESVKHLRF; encoded by the coding sequence ATGAAAACAAAAGAAGAAATTGTAGAAAACTGGTTGCCACGTTATACTGGCCGGGCTCTTCAAGATTTTGATCCCTTTATTCTTTTGACCAACTTCAGTGGTTATCTTGATATATTTGCAAAAAAATATAATGCCACTATTGTGGGTGAAGACAAGGCTATGCCCAATGTTTCGGCTGATGGAATTACCATGATTAACTTCGGAATGGGTAGTCCTAATGCCGCAACCGTAATGGATTTATTAAGTGCCATAAAACCTAAGGGTGTCTTATTTTTAGGGAAATGTGGTGGTCTTAAGAAGAAAAATAAACTGGGTGATTTGATTCTCCCCATTGCTGCCATCCGAAGCGAAGGAACATCAAATGACTACTTGCCTCCTGAAATACCTGCACTGCCTGCATTTGGACTTCAAAGAGCGGTGTCTCAGGTGATTGCTGACAAAAACATTAAATATTGGACCGGAACTGTTTTTACAACCAACAAAAGAGTTTGGGAATTCGACGAACGTTTTAAAAAATATCTTGCAAAGACCCGAGCAATGGCTATCGATATGGAAACTGCAACCATATTCACAGTTGGCTTCTTTAATGAGATTCCTTCAGGAGCTGTCTTATTAGTTTCCGATCAACCCATGATCTCTGCAGGAGTAAAAACCGATCACAGCGATGCTGAAGTCACAAATCGTTTTGTCGATCGACATATACAAACAGGGATTGATGCCCTAAAAGAAGTAATGCACAATAAGGAATCTGTGAAACACCTCAGATTCTAA
- a CDS encoding gliding motility-associated C-terminal domain-containing protein, with the protein MKSIFTLSFILVLLFGPTLSFGQDGAPPVAKNDSVSINNKTLIDEVNYIEIVFLENDIYSSSTLDFSQTKILRQNDQAGKAYLVENNTLMVFYPYEDSFGVDTIFYEICNNRSQCSQAYILVDVKNPNKVDLLIPTAFSPNGDNINDKFYIKGIENYPVNEFVVFSRWGSKVFDKSNYTNDDAWDGSYSKTGVKLGPGDKLPPGTYFFKLIIKDKKYLKSGYIVIKK; encoded by the coding sequence ATGAAATCAATTTTTACTCTTTCATTCATATTAGTTCTTTTGTTTGGTCCAACGCTTAGTTTTGGCCAAGATGGTGCACCTCCTGTAGCAAAAAACGATTCGGTTTCAATTAACAATAAAACACTTATTGACGAGGTAAATTATATTGAAATTGTATTCCTTGAAAACGACATCTACTCGTCATCGACCCTTGATTTTTCACAAACCAAAATTCTTCGTCAAAACGATCAGGCCGGAAAAGCTTATTTGGTTGAAAATAACACTTTAATGGTATTTTATCCCTATGAAGACAGTTTTGGTGTGGATACCATATTCTATGAAATTTGTAATAATAGAAGTCAATGTAGTCAAGCGTACATATTAGTCGATGTTAAAAACCCTAATAAAGTAGATTTACTAATTCCAACGGCCTTTTCTCCCAATGGAGACAATATCAATGATAAGTTCTACATAAAAGGCATCGAAAACTATCCGGTGAATGAATTCGTTGTATTCTCTAGATGGGGCTCTAAAGTCTTTGATAAAAGTAACTACACAAATGATGATGCATGGGATGGAAGTTACAGTAAGACTGGTGTAAAGTTAGGCCCCGGAGATAAATTACCTCCTGGAACATATTTTTTCAAACTCATTATTAAGGATAAAAAGTACCTTAAAAGTGGTTATATCGTCATCAAAAAGTAG
- the ppdK gene encoding pyruvate, phosphate dikinase has protein sequence MSTKYVYTFGDGKAEGKADMKNLLGGKGANLAEMNLIGVPVPAGFTITTDVCTDYNKLGKDAVVAMIKEQVEAAVADTEKAMNAKFDAKDGFPLLLSVRSGARASMPGMMNTVLNLGMNDDTVKIVAEQSGNEKFAYDSYRRFIHMYGDVVMGVEAENGEHNPFEVVLDELKEAKGYKLDTELTVEDLKELVEGYKAVVRKHAGVDFPTCPWEQLWGSICAVFDSWNTERAILYRRMENIPDEWGTAVNVQAMVYGNMGETSATGVCFSRDAATGENLFNGEYLINAQGEDVVAGVRTPLEITTIGSKRWAERNGTSEEDRKANFLSLEEAMPELYNELNTIQRKLEVHYTDMQDMEFTIQQGKLWMLQTRNGKRTGAAMVKMAVDMLEEGLIDETTAVLRQEPNKLDELLHPVFEESALASAKVLSKGLPASPGAATGQIVFSAEDAEKWAAEGKKVILVRRETSPEDLKGMYAAEGILTERGGMTSHAAVVARGMGKCCISSAAGVLVTGKSMTINGVEFKEGDFISLNGTTGVVYEGKVATITPSLDGDFGKVMDMAERNTRMYVRTNADTPADAQTARDFGAKGIGLCRTEHMFFEGDRIWAIREMILAENLEGRKEALAKLLPIQREDFSGILEAMDGFGVTIRLLDPPLHEFTPNDDASQKEMAEKLGVDVSIVKAKVESLHEFNPMLGHRGCRLGNTYPEITEMQARAIIEAACDLKAKGLNPKPEIMVPLIGTVKELKMQETIIRETAAAVFAEKGIEVDFMVGTMIEIPRAAVTADEIAEVAEFFSFGTNDLTQMGFGYSRDDAGKFLPIYIEKGILKHDPFQVLDQDGIGQLVRMGCEKGKSTREDIKLGICGEHGGEPSSVEFCNSVGMDYVSCSPFRVPIARLAAAQANLKQN, from the coding sequence AATTTGCTTGGAGGTAAGGGAGCTAACCTTGCTGAGATGAACCTAATTGGTGTGCCAGTTCCTGCTGGTTTCACAATCACTACTGACGTTTGTACTGATTACAACAAGCTTGGAAAAGATGCTGTTGTAGCAATGATTAAAGAGCAAGTTGAAGCTGCTGTTGCTGATACTGAAAAAGCTATGAACGCGAAATTTGATGCAAAAGATGGTTTCCCATTGTTGCTATCTGTTCGTTCTGGTGCTCGTGCTTCTATGCCAGGTATGATGAACACAGTTCTTAACCTTGGTATGAATGATGATACAGTGAAAATTGTAGCTGAACAATCAGGAAACGAGAAATTTGCTTACGATTCATATCGTCGTTTCATCCACATGTACGGTGACGTAGTAATGGGTGTTGAGGCAGAGAACGGTGAGCACAATCCATTCGAGGTTGTTCTTGACGAATTGAAAGAAGCTAAAGGTTACAAATTAGATACTGAACTTACTGTTGAGGATCTAAAAGAACTTGTTGAAGGTTACAAAGCCGTAGTACGTAAACACGCTGGTGTTGACTTCCCTACTTGTCCATGGGAGCAGCTTTGGGGTTCTATCTGCGCTGTATTCGATTCATGGAATACTGAGCGTGCTATTCTTTACCGTCGTATGGAGAATATTCCTGACGAATGGGGTACAGCAGTAAACGTTCAGGCTATGGTATATGGTAACATGGGTGAAACTTCAGCTACTGGTGTATGTTTCTCTCGTGATGCTGCTACAGGTGAAAACCTATTTAATGGTGAGTATTTGATTAACGCACAGGGTGAAGACGTTGTTGCTGGTGTTCGTACTCCTCTTGAGATTACAACTATTGGTTCTAAGCGTTGGGCTGAGCGTAACGGTACTTCTGAAGAAGATCGTAAAGCAAACTTCCTTTCATTAGAAGAAGCTATGCCTGAGTTGTATAACGAATTGAATACTATCCAACGTAAGCTTGAGGTTCACTACACTGATATGCAGGATATGGAGTTTACTATTCAACAAGGTAAACTTTGGATGTTGCAAACTCGTAACGGTAAGCGTACTGGTGCAGCTATGGTTAAAATGGCTGTAGATATGCTTGAAGAAGGTTTGATCGATGAAACGACAGCTGTACTTCGTCAGGAACCTAACAAATTGGATGAGTTGCTTCACCCAGTTTTCGAAGAGTCTGCTTTGGCTTCTGCTAAAGTACTTTCTAAAGGTCTTCCTGCATCTCCAGGTGCTGCTACAGGTCAAATCGTATTCTCAGCTGAGGATGCTGAGAAATGGGCTGCTGAAGGTAAAAAAGTAATTCTTGTACGTCGCGAGACTTCTCCAGAAGACTTGAAAGGTATGTACGCTGCTGAAGGTATCCTTACTGAGCGTGGTGGTATGACTTCTCACGCTGCTGTAGTTGCTCGTGGTATGGGTAAATGTTGTATCTCTTCTGCTGCTGGTGTTTTGGTTACTGGTAAATCAATGACTATCAACGGTGTTGAATTCAAAGAAGGTGATTTCATCTCATTAAACGGTACTACTGGTGTTGTTTACGAAGGTAAAGTTGCAACTATCACTCCTTCATTAGATGGTGATTTCGGTAAAGTAATGGACATGGCTGAGAGAAATACTCGTATGTATGTTCGTACAAATGCTGATACACCTGCTGATGCTCAAACTGCTCGTGATTTTGGTGCTAAAGGTATTGGTCTATGTCGTACAGAGCACATGTTCTTCGAAGGCGATCGTATCTGGGCTATCCGTGAGATGATTCTTGCTGAAAACCTTGAAGGTCGTAAAGAAGCTCTAGCTAAATTATTACCTATCCAGCGTGAAGACTTCTCAGGAATTCTTGAAGCTATGGACGGTTTTGGTGTAACTATCCGTCTACTGGATCCACCATTGCACGAATTTACTCCTAACGATGATGCTTCTCAAAAAGAGATGGCTGAAAAATTAGGTGTTGATGTATCTATCGTTAAAGCAAAAGTTGAATCTCTTCACGAGTTTAACCCAATGTTGGGTCACCGTGGTTGTCGTCTAGGTAACACTTACCCAGAGATCACTGAGATGCAAGCTCGCGCTATTATCGAAGCTGCTTGTGACTTGAAAGCTAAAGGTCTTAATCCTAAGCCAGAAATTATGGTTCCATTAATCGGTACTGTAAAAGAGCTTAAGATGCAGGAAACTATTATCAGAGAAACTGCTGCTGCTGTATTCGCTGAGAAAGGTATCGAAGTTGATTTCATGGTAGGTACTATGATTGAGATTCCTCGTGCTGCTGTAACTGCTGACGAAATTGCTGAAGTTGCTGAATTCTTCTCATTCGGAACAAATGACTTGACTCAAATGGGATTCGGTTATTCTCGTGATGATGCTGGTAAATTCTTACCTATCTACATTGAGAAAGGTATCCTTAAGCACGATCCATTCCAGGTTCTTGACCAGGACGGTATCGGACAATTAGTTCGTATGGGTTGTGAAAAAGGTAAGTCTACACGTGAAGATATCAAATTGGGTATCTGTGGTGAGCACGGTGGTGAGCCATCATCAGTTGAGTTCTGTAACTCAGTGGGTATGGATTACGTTTCATGTTCTCCTTTCCGTGTGCCTATCGCACGTTTAGCTGCTGCTCAAGCAAACTTGAAGCAAAACTAA
- a CDS encoding type I restriction enzyme HsdR N-terminal domain-containing protein has translation MDTLNLPTYNFNIKLEGQRKLIFDSIRRKFVVLTPEEWVRQNFISYLVEEKNYPKGLIAVEKKVDVNRMPQRSDIVLYNNNGIALMIVECKASSVKISQDTFNQIARYNMKLQVPYLVVTNGLNHYCCHINYEQNSFEFIPEIPDYKVLK, from the coding sequence ATGGACACACTTAATCTACCCACCTATAATTTTAATATCAAATTAGAAGGACAAAGAAAGCTAATTTTTGATAGTATAAGAAGGAAGTTTGTGGTATTAACACCAGAAGAGTGGGTGCGACAGAATTTCATTTCTTATTTGGTGGAAGAGAAGAATTACCCCAAAGGATTGATTGCTGTTGAAAAAAAAGTGGATGTTAATAGGATGCCACAACGGAGTGACATTGTTCTGTATAACAATAATGGTATTGCATTGATGATTGTCGAGTGTAAAGCATCCAGTGTGAAAATTTCACAAGATACTTTCAATCAAATTGCGCGTTACAATATGAAATTACAGGTGCCTTACCTTGTTGTAACCAATGGATTAAATCATTATTGTTGTCATATTAATTACGAACAGAATAGTTTTGAGTTTATTCCTGAAATCCCGGATTATAAGGTTTTAAAATAA
- a CDS encoding ammonium transporter, translating to MIFDTGSTTFMILCTSLVMLMTPGLAFFYGGLAGKRNILGVMMQTFVSLGITTIMWVAIGYSLCFSGGEGGIIGNLDLAFLNGIDFNTPFGPGGKYPLYIFISYQMMFAIITPALITGAFVNRVTFKAYLIFLVLWQLFVYYPFVHMVWGNGILAQWGVIDFAGGVVVHATAGFAALASVIYVGKRRDRQSPPNSIPLVAIGTGLLWFGWYGFNAGSELDVNSITTLAFLNTDVAASFAAITWLIIEWKSEGKPKFVGLLTGAVAGLATITPAAGFVPLWAAMIIGIAAGALCYLAVHLKNKLGWDDALDVWGVHGMGGVFGTILLGVFASTAVNTQAGLLEGDFAFFGKEIAAVVISAVYAFLFTYLMLTIINYITPVKVNVEDEDLGLDASLHGEKAYDEGAL from the coding sequence ATGATTTTTGATACAGGTTCAACAACCTTTATGATTTTATGTACCAGTTTGGTGATGCTAATGACACCAGGACTGGCTTTCTTTTACGGTGGTCTTGCTGGAAAAAGAAATATCCTTGGTGTAATGATGCAAACTTTTGTATCTCTGGGTATCACCACAATTATGTGGGTAGCTATTGGTTACTCTCTTTGTTTTAGCGGTGGCGAAGGTGGTATCATCGGTAACCTCGACCTTGCATTTTTAAATGGAATCGATTTTAATACACCATTTGGCCCGGGAGGAAAATACCCTCTTTATATCTTCATTTCTTATCAAATGATGTTTGCCATTATTACGCCTGCCCTGATTACCGGAGCTTTTGTGAACCGTGTGACGTTTAAGGCTTACCTGATCTTCTTAGTATTATGGCAACTATTTGTTTATTACCCATTTGTACATATGGTATGGGGTAATGGTATCTTGGCTCAATGGGGTGTTATCGACTTTGCTGGTGGTGTTGTTGTACATGCAACTGCTGGTTTTGCAGCCTTAGCATCAGTAATTTATGTTGGGAAACGTCGTGACCGTCAATCACCTCCAAACAGTATTCCATTGGTTGCTATTGGTACTGGGCTTTTATGGTTTGGTTGGTATGGTTTTAATGCAGGTAGCGAATTGGATGTGAATTCAATTACAACTCTAGCATTCCTAAATACTGATGTCGCTGCTTCATTTGCTGCTATTACCTGGTTAATTATTGAATGGAAAAGTGAAGGTAAACCTAAATTTGTAGGCTTATTAACAGGTGCGGTAGCCGGTCTTGCAACGATTACACCTGCAGCTGGTTTTGTTCCATTGTGGGCTGCCATGATTATTGGTATTGCTGCTGGTGCACTTTGTTATTTGGCTGTACATCTTAAAAACAAGCTTGGATGGGATGATGCCCTTGATGTATGGGGAGTTCACGGTATGGGTGGTGTTTTTGGCACCATTTTATTAGGTGTTTTTGCATCTACTGCTGTCAATACTCAAGCTGGTCTTTTAGAAGGTGATTTTGCTTTCTTTGGAAAAGAAATTGCTGCCGTAGTAATTAGTGCGGTTTATGCATTCCTATTTACATACCTGATGTTAACAATCATCAATTACATCACACCTGTAAAAGTAAATGTCGAAGATGAAGATCTAGGTTTAGATGCCTCTCTTCATGGTGAAAAAGCTTATGATGAAGGTGCATTATAA
- a CDS encoding YhcH/YjgK/YiaL family protein produces MIIDTIENSKRYASISERIALGLEYINNSDFSKIELGTYQIEGDDVFAMIQEYETKPLKSCKLEGHTKYIDIQYIISGEEHIGLVSKGTQKILTKNDEDDYAFYEGESTLFKFKTGTFGIFFPNDLHQPCVGLNQSSTVRKVVVKVRS; encoded by the coding sequence ATGATAATAGACACGATTGAAAACTCCAAACGATATGCAAGTATTAGTGAACGAATAGCTTTAGGACTTGAGTATATAAACAATTCTGATTTTTCGAAAATTGAACTGGGAACCTATCAAATTGAAGGGGATGACGTTTTTGCCATGATACAAGAATATGAGACAAAACCTCTTAAATCTTGCAAGCTTGAAGGTCATACAAAGTACATCGATATTCAATACATTATTTCAGGTGAAGAACACATTGGTTTAGTCTCGAAAGGCACACAAAAGATTTTGACTAAAAACGATGAAGATGATTATGCGTTTTATGAGGGAGAATCCACTCTATTTAAATTTAAGACCGGAACCTTTGGAATCTTTTTCCCAAATGATCTTCATCAGCCTTGTGTCGGGCTTAATCAAAGCTCAACAGTTCGAAAAGTAGTGGTGAAAGTAAGATCTTGA
- the holA gene encoding DNA polymerase III subunit delta encodes MTFEEIYNRIKKQEYAPIYFLMGEESFYIDKITDYILENALPEAERDFNQSIFYGKDADIANVIDTARRFPMMATRQLVVVKEAQHLKNIELLDSYIKNPLQSTILVINYKYKTLDKRKAFTKNVAQFGILFESKKIYENQLPDWITKYTKSLKLNIDTKASILLSEFLGNDLSKISNELDKLSINIPQGNTITADDIEKNIGISKDFNNFELQNALGKKDIVKANQIINYFSTNEKSNPIYVTIALLHSYFSKILKFHFLKNKTNDKIVASALGINPFFVKDYKSAARLYNPKKLVAIINLLREYDLKSKGIGNVSSKNGDLLKELIFKTLH; translated from the coding sequence ATGACATTCGAAGAAATATACAACCGTATTAAGAAACAAGAATATGCACCCATCTATTTTCTGATGGGAGAAGAGAGTTTTTATATCGATAAAATCACCGATTATATATTGGAGAATGCCCTACCTGAAGCCGAGCGTGATTTTAATCAAAGCATTTTTTACGGAAAGGATGCCGATATTGCAAACGTCATCGATACGGCTCGCCGTTTTCCTATGATGGCAACCCGCCAACTTGTCGTAGTTAAAGAAGCTCAACATTTGAAAAATATTGAATTATTGGATTCGTATATTAAGAATCCTCTTCAATCTACGATTCTTGTAATTAATTACAAATATAAAACACTTGACAAAAGAAAAGCATTCACTAAAAATGTAGCTCAATTTGGCATCCTCTTCGAATCAAAAAAAATATACGAAAACCAACTGCCCGATTGGATAACAAAATATACAAAAAGCCTCAAGCTAAATATCGACACCAAAGCCAGTATTTTACTCTCAGAATTTTTGGGCAACGACTTAAGTAAAATTTCAAATGAGCTTGATAAGCTAAGCATAAATATTCCGCAAGGAAATACAATCACAGCAGACGATATCGAAAAAAACATTGGCATTTCTAAAGATTTCAACAATTTTGAATTGCAAAATGCATTGGGAAAAAAAGACATCGTCAAAGCAAATCAAATCATAAATTACTTCTCAACGAATGAAAAAAGCAATCCAATTTATGTCACAATTGCCTTACTTCACTCATATTTTTCAAAAATTTTAAAATTCCATTTTTTAAAAAATAAAACAAATGATAAAATTGTTGCTTCGGCACTTGGTATTAATCCTTTTTTCGTAAAAGACTATAAATCAGCCGCAAGACTCTATAATCCAAAGAAATTGGTTGCTATTATCAATCTGCTCAGAGAATATGATTTAAAATCAAAAGGGATTGGAAATGTCAGCTCTAAGAATGGCGATCTGCTAAAAGAGTTAATATTCAAAACGCTTCATTAG
- a CDS encoding histidine kinase codes for MKKSLAKKLLIYFVLLNLLSITIVGIYAYTQAKEALISRTFDQLISVRIEKKKRVEDFFQQCKHDMQVISSIEFPKLDKTKKTYISDYKLTNQNISHDLFKHGFTSLITNKQNFESIYIYQSDSLFIHSDIQTPSIAKQVGSLLPHHKQLFQSILNKQNDAITVHELFTAQKKFPSEIIICKVISQPNQKTVLAFQINSDIINTIMLDNNPLNGLGKSGEAYLVGKDNLLRSTSRFQENSKLPIEASTQGVKLAFQDSTGTSIFKDYRGVKVLSSYSKLNLMGLEWVVLAEIDHQEAMVPIQNYGYNISYILIILSLFLLGIVAIIANTITAPIRKLRNETEKISSGIYEPVTDIKADGEILELVEAFNHMTKTIKKQQENLMLAHDKSISSMIDGQEAERSRLAKELHDGLAQTILAIKMRIENTAPENASVVLKESEEMFASLMHEIRSMSNDLMPAVLREFGLVNALRSLLSQIEENSELKTFLVVDDHLPKLNKKTKTYLYRIAQEAVNNIIKHAQATQIKISIHIENDLYLFEICDNGIGLTDDFEYNKSNGISNILDRISVLGGKVLFCNNSPHGLKIQCEIPFKNCSNE; via the coding sequence ATGAAAAAATCATTGGCAAAAAAGCTTCTAATCTATTTTGTTTTACTCAACCTACTCTCAATAACTATTGTTGGAATATATGCGTATACTCAAGCAAAAGAAGCTCTCATCTCAAGAACATTTGATCAATTAATCTCTGTACGCATCGAGAAGAAAAAAAGAGTTGAAGATTTCTTTCAACAATGCAAGCATGATATGCAGGTCATCAGTAGCATCGAATTTCCCAAGCTTGACAAGACAAAAAAAACTTATATATCTGACTATAAGTTAACGAACCAAAATATAAGCCACGATTTGTTCAAACATGGTTTTACATCCCTAATTACAAACAAACAAAATTTCGAGAGCATATACATCTACCAGTCAGACAGTTTATTTATTCATTCTGACATACAGACTCCAAGTATTGCTAAACAAGTCGGTAGTCTTTTACCACATCACAAACAGTTATTTCAATCGATATTGAATAAACAGAATGATGCTATTACTGTCCACGAACTATTCACAGCACAAAAGAAATTTCCTTCCGAAATCATCATTTGCAAGGTCATCAGTCAGCCAAATCAGAAAACTGTATTGGCTTTTCAAATCAACTCTGATATTATTAATACCATCATGCTCGATAATAATCCTTTGAATGGATTAGGAAAATCAGGTGAAGCTTATCTTGTTGGAAAAGATAATTTATTGCGAAGCACCAGCCGATTTCAAGAGAATTCGAAACTTCCGATTGAAGCATCTACACAAGGCGTTAAATTAGCATTTCAGGATAGTACAGGAACATCGATATTTAAAGATTATCGCGGTGTTAAAGTTTTAAGCTCATACAGTAAGCTAAATCTTATGGGACTCGAATGGGTCGTTTTAGCTGAGATTGATCATCAGGAAGCAATGGTACCCATTCAGAATTACGGCTATAATATCAGCTATATTCTAATTATTCTAAGTTTATTCCTATTAGGTATCGTGGCTATTATTGCGAATACAATTACGGCTCCAATTCGGAAACTAAGAAATGAAACAGAGAAAATATCTTCGGGTATTTACGAACCTGTTACCGATATTAAGGCGGATGGAGAAATACTGGAACTCGTTGAGGCTTTTAATCATATGACAAAAACAATAAAAAAGCAGCAAGAAAATCTGATGCTGGCTCACGACAAAAGTATCTCATCGATGATTGATGGCCAAGAGGCAGAACGTAGCCGCTTAGCCAAAGAATTACACGACGGACTGGCCCAAACAATTTTGGCTATTAAAATGCGAATCGAAAATACGGCTCCTGAAAATGCAAGCGTTGTTCTAAAAGAATCTGAAGAAATGTTCGCCAGCTTAATGCACGAAATTCGCAGCATGTCGAATGACTTAATGCCTGCCGTTTTACGTGAGTTTGGCTTGGTAAATGCACTCAGAAGTTTATTATCTCAAATCGAAGAAAACAGCGAACTAAAAACATTCCTTGTTGTAGATGATCACCTGCCAAAACTAAATAAAAAAACGAAAACCTACCTATACCGAATAGCTCAAGAAGCTGTAAATAACATCATTAAACACGCACAGGCAACACAAATAAAAATAAGCATCCATATCGAAAATGACTTATATTTATTTGAAATTTGCGATAATGGTATAGGCTTGACGGATGATTTTGAGTACAATAAAAGCAATGGCATATCGAACATTTTAGATCGAATATCCGTATTAGGAGGAAAAGTGTTATTTTGCAACAATTCACCTCATGGGTTAAAAATTCAATGTGAAATCCCATTCAAAAATTGTTCAAATGAGTAA
- a CDS encoding response regulator transcription factor codes for MSKIKVVLVDDHKLFRDGLKSLLLSNQDIEVVGEFGNAKDLIHQMDKLKTEIIITDISMPGMNGIELTQYVGKAFPEIKMIILSMHINKDFILSAMEAGAKAYLPKDIAGKELIEAIYEVNQGREYFNTLVSNIIMRSLMKKNQDNKGQNELTNRETEVLILVANGLMNKEVANKLHISVRTVDCHKNNIMSKLKLNTTAELVKYAIRNHLIEI; via the coding sequence ATGAGTAAGATAAAAGTTGTTTTAGTTGACGATCACAAACTGTTTCGCGACGGTTTAAAATCTTTACTTCTTAGCAATCAAGATATTGAAGTTGTAGGAGAATTCGGAAATGCCAAAGATCTTATCCATCAGATGGATAAACTGAAAACTGAAATTATTATTACTGATATCAGTATGCCAGGGATGAATGGTATCGAATTGACACAATATGTGGGTAAAGCATTTCCTGAAATTAAAATGATTATCTTATCCATGCACATCAACAAAGATTTTATTTTGAGTGCAATGGAAGCCGGTGCAAAAGCCTACCTCCCCAAAGATATTGCAGGAAAAGAACTGATTGAAGCAATTTATGAAGTCAATCAGGGCCGTGAGTATTTTAATACACTTGTCAGCAATATTATCATGAGGAGCCTGATGAAAAAAAATCAGGACAACAAAGGACAAAATGAATTAACCAACCGGGAAACGGAAGTCTTGATTTTGGTCGCCAATGGTCTCATGAATAAGGAAGTCGCCAATAAATTACACATCAGCGTCCGAACAGTCGACTGCCATAAAAACAATATCATGAGCAAGTTGAAACTCAACACCACTGCTGAGTTAGTTAAATATGCTATCCGAAATCACCTTATAGAAATATAG